The Candidatus Krumholzibacteriota bacterium DNA window GGATCGGCCAGTACAGGCACTACAAGAGGAATGCCGGTCTCTATATCGATGATGTCGACCAGGTCACGGAGAATTTCTTCAACCAGCTTCTTTTCTCGTACAAGATCAACCCGCAGACTGTGCTTTTCCTCGGATACTCTGACACCTTCTATGGAGGGCGTGAATATGTTCCGGATCACGACCCCAGAGAGATCGATCTCACGCAGACAGACCGTACTTTCTTCATGAAGATCGGATATGCATGGACTCAATAGGGATTTACGGATAAAATAGATTCCTGTCCAAAGGGTTTCAAAAACTTACAAAAAACAGGAGGTACGGTTATCCTGATCCGCCTCCTGCTTCCCGGCAGCCTGTCCCATCGATGAAGATAAGGCAAAACCCGGCCGCCGGACCTTCTTCTGCCCGGCGCCGGGTTCACCGACCCCTTCCCCCGGATCAAAAATCGTGATCTATCGAAGCAGGATCATCTTCTTCGTGCTGGTAAAGGCGCCCGCTTCAAGCCGGTAAAAATAGACGCCGCTTGCCACATGGTTACCCAGGCGGTCCTGGCCGTTCCACATTACCGATCTGTATCCGATCTCCTGCGTCTCGTCGACGAGGACAGCCACCTTCCTGCCTGCAACGTCATAGACGCTGAGCCTTACGTGGCAACGCTCGTCGAGAGCATACTGTATCCGGGTCGCCGGGTTGAACGGATTGGGATAGTTCTGGAAAAGAGCGCTCGCTGCCGGCAACTGGTCGTCGTCACCGGTAATGCTCTCCGAACCGGTAAAGCCCCAGACAGAGAACTCTGTCACGCCGCCGCAGAATACGGAATTTTCATCGACGTCGAAATATCCGTACTGGACCTGCCACTCCGTCTCCAATTCGTCATACCTGTAGGGATGAAGAAGCGATTCATCGGCGAGTCCGGAAGCGTCGAACTCCTCCTGATCATAGAAAAGCGTGATATCCGCTTCGAACGTCGCCCCGGAAGGATAGGGCGTGATCTCGTAATACCTGTGGACCCAGTTGCTGAATCTTGGAATGTGCGGCGGGATATCGTTCATGTGAGCGACGATCCTCAGGCTGTCGAGAGTCTCTGACGCGAAGTTGATCACGGCGAGGGTGTGCGGCCCGTAGATGAACGGTATATCTATCCCCGTGGTATTGATGGGAAGTGTCACGAAATAGGTATTCTGATTGAGGAGTATCGAGACATCCCCCGAAGAGTAGTTCATTACGGCTAGGTCGAGGTCCCTGTCACCGTCAAGATCAGCGGCAAAGATACCGTACGGTCCGCTGCCGGCAGAATAATCCGCCTGGTGAGTAAAGGTGCCCGAACCATCGTTAAGATAAAGGGTGGCATCGTGAGAAGAATTATTCGAGGTAGCAAGATCGAGATCGCCGTCGCCATCGAGGTCAGCGGCTGTGACCGCTGTGGGGCCGCTTCCGGTTGGAATGGTCACCTGTGGGGCGAATGATCCGTTTCCATTGTTAAAGAGGATCGAGAGATCATTGTCCGCGCGGTTTACCGCGACAAGATCAAGATCGCTGTCATCGTCGAGATCGGCCGAGACGATAAAGCTCGGCGCGTCGCCGACGGCGAGCGTCGCCGGAGAGCTTAGAACACCATGACCGTTATTAAACAGAAGCGAGACTGTGTCGGAGTTGTAATTCGTCACGGCGATATCGAGATCGCCGTCGCCATCGAGATCTGACGCGTCGATCGAACTAGGGTAGGTCCCCGAGGGATAAGCTGCCTGCGGTCCGAACGTTCCGTTACCGTTGTTATTCAGGACCGAGACATCGACAAGGTTCGCCGTCGCCAGATCGATATCTCCGTCGCCGTCGAGATCGGCGGCAAAGACCGCAACCGGATTATTGGCTGTCGAATATGTGGCATGCGAAGCGAAGGTGCCGTTTCCGTTATTGAGCAGGACGGAGACGTTGTCCGTCCCGGTGTTCGCTGTCACAAGATCTATATCTTCGTCTCCGTCAAGATCGGCGGCGAAGATGAAGACCGGATAATCGCCGACAGGATAGAGGACCTGCGTAGCGTACGTGCCGTCGCCGTCGCCGAGCAGGACCGAGACGTTATGGGAATTCCGGTTCGCCACAGCCAGATCGATGTCGCCGTCGCCATCGAGATCAGCCCCCTGGATCGATCTTGGGGCATTGTCCAGATCATAATTGGAATCGAGAGCGAAAATCGCTGAACCGCTGCCGGCTACGGCGGTGAAAGTCCATATATAGCTGCTTTCCATGAACGCGCCTTCGGACGATTTTACCCCGGCGGTAACGCATACAGTGACCACTTCTCCATCGTCGAAATCTTCAGCGGGATAGAACGTCGCCGTTTTTGAAGGGTTGTCATAACTGACAGTTCCCGCGTGCAGTCCCGTCGATCTTGAGTTTACGATGAATGTGCCGGCGTTTATGGTAGAACCGTCCATATCGATATCGAAAGTCGCGGTAATGTCCGTGCCGAGCGCGGCATTGAGTTCGTTTCTCGATGGCGTCGTCGAAACGACATGCGGCGGGTCGACGCTCATGAGCACCGAGACCTCCCATGAAGTATGATTCGCTGTCGCAAGATCGAGCTTACCATCGCCGTTGAAATCAGCGGCACAGACAGCAAGCGGCCCTGCCCCGGTAGCGCAGGTACGCTGCAGCGAAAAAGTGCCGTTTCCATAGTTCGGCAGAATGGAGACTCTCGATCCGAGATAACTCGCCGCCACGAGGTCCTGGTCGCCGTCGCCGTCAAGATCGCCGGCGCACACGAAACTCGGCCCGTTATAAACGGGATAGACCGCGTCAGTGGCGAAAGTGCCGTCTCCGTTGTTGGTCAGAACGGAGACGTTGTCATCTGTATGGTTCGCCGTAACTATTTCCAGGTCGCCGTCGCCGTCAAGATCCGCGATGCTGAGAGAATAGGCGTTGGTACCCACCCCGTATTCCGCGTGGGATCCGTAAGTGCCATCCCCGTTGTTTAAAATCACCGATACTTCGGCGGAGGTGTTACTCAGCGTGGCAATATCGATATCCCCGTCGCGATCGAGATCACCTGCTGAAATCGCCTTCGGATAGGCCGCTACCGCGTAAACTACCTGCGCGGCGAATGTGCCGTTTCCATTATTGATCAGGATCGAGACGTCATCTGAATATTCGTTAGGGACGGCGATATCGAGATGGCCGTCACCGTCGAAATCGGAGACAAAGACCGAACTCGGCCCGGTTCCCGCCCCGTAGGAGACCTGCGATCCGAAGGCACCGCTTCCATTGTTCTTAAGGATCGATACACTGTACGAGCCATAGTTGGCCACGGCGAGATCAAGGTCGCCGTCCTCGTCGAAATCGGCGGCGCTGGCGGCGCGGGGATTGATGCCGGTGGCGTATGCCGACTGCGAACCGAAGGTGCCGCCGCCGCTGTTGAGAAGGATCGAGATATCATTTGATGTCGAGTTCACCGACGCTAAATCGTCATAACCGTCGCCGTTCAGATCAGCGGCCATGACAAAGACGGGATACTCATCAACGCCGTAATTTACAGGGGTGGCGAAAATTCCCGAACCGCCTGCCGTCTCGATCGTGAACGACCAGACGTAACCGGCCAGGGGAAACCCTTCCGAAGACTCTATTCCACCTGTAAGCGAAACGGTAACGAGCTCTCCTTCTTCAAAGCCCTCGGCCGGATTGAATGTCGCCGTCTTCGTCATACTGCTGTAGGATATAGCCCCGGAATGCTTCCCTGACGATCTTCCGTTGACGACAAAGGTCGAAGCGTTGATCGTCGAGCCGTTCATATCGACATCGAAGGTCGCCGATATATCCGTGCCGGCGGTAACATTGAGCTCGTTCAACCCCGGCGATGTTGAAATTACGCGCGGGTCGTTCTCGTTCAGCAGTATCGTCACGTCATCGGAATCGCGGTTCACCATCATCAGATCCATGTCGCCGTCGCCATCGATATCGGCGATATATATATCGAGGGGATTGTAGCCGACTGGATAATCTGCACTGGAGGTCAGCGCCCCGGACCCGTTGTTTAAAAGGATCACTATCTCGTCGCCGCCAGAGGTCGCTGTCGTCAGGTCGAGATCCCCGTCGCTGTCGATATCAGCGGCGAAGACCCTGTCGGGAGTCGATGGCGTGGTAAATGTCGTGTAGGAAGGGCCGAACGTCCCGTCACCATTATTCATCATCACCGCCGGATCGGGATGAGTCGAATACCCGACGATCATATCAAGATACCCGTCCTCGTCCAGGTCGGCCATATAGATGTCGGACAGGTAATAATCGAAATCGTACTCGATCTTCGTCGCGAAGGTACCGTTTCCGTTGTTCTTCAGAACAGCGACGTATCCGGAAGTATAATGCGATATGGCAAGATCGAGATCGCCGTCGTTATCGACATCGGCGCCGAAGACCGTCGTAATGTTGGTCCCGCTGTGGTACCAGACCTGCGAAGCGAAGGTGCCGTTGCCGTTGTTAAGCAGGACCGAGACGCCGTTACCTGTCCAGGTCCCCACCACGAGATCGTTATACCCGTCTCCGTTGAAATCGGCGATGAATATGCTGTTACCATAACTGGGAAGGGTGTAATTGACCGCGGTGGCGAAGGTGCCGTTTCCGTTGTTCATCAGGACCGAAGCGTTAATACCACCGTAATTGGCGGTCGCGATGTCGAGATCGCCGTCGTTGTCGAGGTCGGCGGCGAAAAGAGCTTTTGGATATGAACCGACGGCGTATGTCACCTGGTCGGCAAAAGTATCGTCGCCGTTATTTATCAGGACCGAGATATTGTCATCGTTATAATTCGTAGTCGCGATATCGAGATCGCCGTCGTTGTCAAAATCGGCAGCAAAAAGTTGAGTGGGATTATCCCCCACATCGAGACTTGTAGTGGCCTGGAAAGTGCCACGGCATTCTCCAGTCGCCGTAGTAAAAGACCAGACGAATTCATCCGCCATCGGGATGCCGACAGACGACTGTATCGTGGCGGCTAGGGAGACAGTCACCACTTCTCCCTCGATAAAGTCGGAGGCGGGATCGAAGGTCGCCGTCCTTGTCGAACCGTTATAGGTGATCGTCCCGGCATGCTTTCCCGTCGATCTCGCGTGGACGACGAATGAATTGCTGTTGATGGTCGAAGCGTTCATATCGATATCGAACGTCACCGATATATCACTGAAGACCATCGCGTTCAGGGCGTTCTGGCCAGGCACGACCGAAACGACGTTCGGCGCGGGCTGGGCGAGGACACCTGTGGAAACAACCATCATCAATACAATTAACAGAACGGCAACCTTTTTCATGACACTCCTCCTCGTCGTGGTTCAAGTACTGACGATATATATGACAAACGTGGAAGGTGAAAATCACAGGGAATCATTTGAGGATGAATTATTTTTGAGATTTTTTGTGAGGCACGGGTCCAAGCGCGGCAGGTGGCGAAATGGCGATCTCATCGCCATGGTCGAGAGCTTTTACCATCCAGAGAAGTTTCTCCGGCGCTCCGGAAGGAACCATCGAGTGCTCCAGAAGAAAAGTCACACCAGGTATTGCTTCGAAACAGGTTATCTCCGACAGATCGGCGTTGTAGAGGCATACCTTGTAGCTGTCAGCGCCACGCTGAGGCGACCAGGCAAG harbors:
- a CDS encoding VCBS repeat-containing protein — translated: MKKVAVLLIVLMMVVSTGVLAQPAPNVVSVVPGQNALNAMVFSDISVTFDIDMNASTINSNSFVVHARSTGKHAGTITYNGSTRTATFDPASDFIEGEVVTVSLAATIQSSVGIPMADEFVWSFTTATGECRGTFQATTSLDVGDNPTQLFAADFDNDGDLDIATTNYNDDNISVLINNGDDTFADQVTYAVGSYPKALFAADLDNDGDLDIATANYGGINASVLMNNGNGTFATAVNYTLPSYGNSIFIADFNGDGYNDLVVGTWTGNGVSVLLNNGNGTFASQVWYHSGTNITTVFGADVDNDGDLDLAISHYTSGYVAVLKNNGNGTFATKIEYDFDYYLSDIYMADLDEDGYLDMIVGYSTHPDPAVMMNNGDGTFGPSYTTFTTPSTPDRVFAADIDSDGDLDLTTATSGGDEIVILLNNGSGALTSSADYPVGYNPLDIYIADIDGDGDMDLMMVNRDSDDVTILLNENDPRVISTSPGLNELNVTAGTDISATFDVDMNGSTINASTFVVNGRSSGKHSGAISYSSMTKTATFNPAEGFEEGELVTVSLTGGIESSEGFPLAGYVWSFTIETAGGSGIFATPVNYGVDEYPVFVMAADLNGDGYDDLASVNSTSNDISILLNSGGGTFGSQSAYATGINPRAASAADFDEDGDLDLAVANYGSYSVSILKNNGSGAFGSQVSYGAGTGPSSVFVSDFDGDGHLDIAVPNEYSDDVSILINNGNGTFAAQVVYAVAAYPKAISAGDLDRDGDIDIATLSNTSAEVSVILNNGDGTYGSHAEYGVGTNAYSLSIADLDGDGDLEIVTANHTDDNVSVLTNNGDGTFATDAVYPVYNGPSFVCAGDLDGDGDQDLVAASYLGSRVSILPNYGNGTFSLQRTCATGAGPLAVCAADFNGDGKLDLATANHTSWEVSVLMSVDPPHVVSTTPSRNELNAALGTDITATFDIDMDGSTINAGTFIVNSRSTGLHAGTVSYDNPSKTATFYPAEDFDDGEVVTVCVTAGVKSSEGAFMESSYIWTFTAVAGSGSAIFALDSNYDLDNAPRSIQGADLDGDGDIDLAVANRNSHNVSVLLGDGDGTYATQVLYPVGDYPVFIFAADLDGDEDIDLVTANTGTDNVSVLLNNGNGTFASHATYSTANNPVAVFAADLDGDGDIDLATANLVDVSVLNNNGNGTFGPQAAYPSGTYPSSIDASDLDGDGDLDIAVTNYNSDTVSLLFNNGHGVLSSPATLAVGDAPSFIVSADLDDDSDLDLVAVNRADNDLSILFNNGNGSFAPQVTIPTGSGPTAVTAADLDGDGDLDLATSNNSSHDATLYLNDGSGTFTHQADYSAGSGPYGIFAADLDGDRDLDLAVMNYSSGDVSILLNQNTYFVTLPINTTGIDIPFIYGPHTLAVINFASETLDSLRIVAHMNDIPPHIPRFSNWVHRYYEITPYPSGATFEADITLFYDQEEFDASGLADESLLHPYRYDELETEWQVQYGYFDVDENSVFCGGVTEFSVWGFTGSESITGDDDQLPAASALFQNYPNPFNPATRIQYALDERCHVRLSVYDVAGRKVAVLVDETQEIGYRSVMWNGQDRLGNHVASGVYFYRLEAGAFTSTKKMILLR